The genome window AAGTACTGTATTCTCCCTTCCTCTTGAAATCAACCTCAGGCCCGTCTAAACTGGAAGCCACACTTTTGATGTTTAAGTGAATTTTTGGGTCTAAGCACAAGCAGCTGGTGTAGCTGAGGCTAGGGGAGGCAGGCCTCCATccccacctacagccctgccccctctgctgaggccctggaggAAAGAAGGTGGGACAGCACGCCGGGCACTCCCCAGCCTcccaggagcactggggaggggaagaaagggaagacGAGGGTGCGCGCAGTGTGGCTCCTGGAGTactaggggaggggaggaagtggttccagcctccctggccatgAGCACTGGGAGGGCGGGCCCTGGAGGCGGAGTGTGGGcatggccaggctggcggtttgggaaggcagatcCTTCCTTTGCCTAAGCCACGGGACGCCCATGGCTCTAAGTAGGAGTTTTCACATAGAATCTTTTAATGCTTTTTaggctttttcttttaaaaaccttATATATGAGTCTTAATGATTCTTAAAGAATTTAACTAAAAAAGAACCGAAGTACCCATCTCCATGACTTCTCAATACAGAATtcttggggatgaggggttttaaaataattaaacattttcctgTTCTATCCAGTTTGATCTACTATTTCCTCCCTGTTACCACAGCTCTGGGTTTCCCAATAAGGATACTTGCTAGCATTTATAAACCAGCATCTCCAAAATTATCAAAGAGGGAGGAAATACGAGAATTTAAGCAGCTGGATAGTGCTGCCACTTATAAGCTGATTTCTGCAGCTGGCCCCAAATTACATGGCTTTGCTAGAAGTCTATAAAACAAAGAGTTCTGGTTATGTCTAAAAGTAAACAGTTgtcaaaaataatgtttaatgaGGAGCGACGGAAGTTGTCCTGTAGCCAGTCatatttgaaataacatgcaTCAGTACCCCACAGAGAAATGGTCCTTTACAATACGTAATTGAAATCCTTCCCATCTGTGGTTATCTTTTCTTCCACTTTTCAatgaaagatgatttttttttgccCTTTACATAGTTATCCTAATCCATATTTTTTCTTGGTTCTGGCTCCAATTATTACTTTTGAAAACAATAGGCAGCCATGCTTTTGAACTAGAATAGTTGCTAAAGGTAATACCACCTGTGTAAGAATGATGAAATAGGCAATttaattttagtttatttttattcATATCAATTCAAGGGTGTAGGAATTAACTCACTAGAACACAGTTGTGAAATATGGGTGGTCTATTGCTAGATGTTGTCAGAGGAAACATACTACATTAGCTCTAAAAATTGCATTGACTTCATTTTTGAGACTCTTACTGAGAAGATGAGGGTTTAGGTGTGGTGTTGACTATTTTGGAAAATGTcttttttgttgtgtgtgtgtgttttatatacATGCACATTAGCTAATAGAGACCTGCAAATAGGTATATTTTAATAACCCACACGGGCACATACAAAACCCAATTAGAGGATCAAGTATAGTTTTATCAGATATCCAATTTGACATCATACTACATATACTCGGGATTTtgttttaccttttaaaaaaaataggagacATAAACAGCCTTCTCAGATTTTCTAAGACTTACTTTTCAGGTGCTATTATGATCTCTTCTGTGTTTTCCAGTTTTCCTTCTTTTATCTCTCCATCTACAAAAATAAAGAGAACCATCGGTATAAAGCTTGAGTAACCAGCACATTTGATTAATTGGCAACCCCCATTCTTCATGAAtactggataacaaagcttgcactgtatcagaggggtagccatgttagtctgaatctgcaaaagcagtgaggagtcctgtggcaccttaaagcttGCACTGTATTTATCTAAAGCCTAAGTCTGTAAACTTAGGAAGGTGAAAAACTTTATTCCCAAGTAGTCCCCCTGAACTTATGTTTGCATGACTAGGGCCCATTTTTTTCTAATGGAAAAATATCTGATTTTCAATAAGAAGTCTGggtgatgttttcagagaaccaagTTTACCTGTTCAGAAACTGACCTGTGTTGTCTTCTTGTCGCTGCTGTTGTACCTCATACAGACAGCTCTGTGAAATGCCTAGACTTGGAGGCCAAATTGGAATAGTTAAGATTCTTTGTCCCCTAGGAACCTGTTCTTGCCCAGACACCTAAGAAAGATACAGGATTGTTTCAAACAGCATCTGATTTAGTTCACAAGATACCTGTGGCAAGTTTTAATAAACCCCCTTATTTTTATGTTAACTGTGATCTAATTAACAAGACATTTACTGCTAGAGAGTTCACATATTTTATCCATGTGGCAATGGGGTATGTGAACCCATGGTAAACAGTGTGCTGCTAAGGCCAGTTAGGCTTTGGGCATAAATGGTGATCAAGCTCAAACTGGAAGGAGCTGGCTCTTTAgaaaggaagcagcatgggcagtGCTTCCTTCGAAGGCAAGGATATCCAGGTGAGATGTAAAGGTGTTTTCTCTCTTGGGCTGAAGCCTGAGAAGTCTGGTAGGCCAAACCCTAGAGTCAAACTGGAGGACTGTAAGTCAGGAGTAAGATTGGGAGGCAATGGGCAATGAAGCCTGGGCCTAGAGACAGGTTATCGTGAGCCAGCAGGAAACCAGAAGCAGTGAAGTCCAAGAGGCTGTGATAAGTAAATCTTCACAGGCATTTGGACTGGTCTTTGAGTGGATCCAGAGAGACaggcaaaaactctgcagtcacACTCAGGGCACTACAAAGTGGAAGATATCTGGTAAACATAAGTCTGGAATAAGGTCCTGTGGCTGACCCCAATGTAGGGGTACAAACTAGATCCCTAGGGAGGTGTTGGTCCTTACAAAAAGCCAAGGAAAGGCCTTGAGAAAAAGGCCTGTGGCAAGACTAATGACACACAGGAGTTCAGAGAGGTGGTGACAAGTCAAACAGAGAAGACGTTGGCTGCTCATCCTGAGGACCAATACCCAGCATAGAAAGTGGGCCTCCATTTCCATATCAGCCAGTGGGAAAGGTATGTGAAACCCCCTGAAGTAAGGGGTTTAGGACAATTCAGAGTCTGGAGAGATGGGGGTAAGGGCCAAAGGATCCAGAGGCAGAGGCCAAAGACCTGACACAAGTTCTGGAACTGATTTGCTGGACTTTTGTTTGTGGGTCTTTGTTACCATGAAAAGAGCATGCAACTAAAatgtgacctggctggagggacAAAAAAGGTGAGAAGAGGAGGACCACTAAAAGACCAGAAGAACCATCAGTAGCAGGTGCTAAAGAAAACAAAGCTAAAACACTACTCCCAGCCATAAGGGGGCAAACTTGCAGTGAATCCACTCTTCTATATGTGCCTTACAAACAGCATGTTTGTAGCAGCTCTTCAAAGCTTTCTCTACTAAATCATGATATTCTTTATATGCAACTTCACTGCTTCCTCTCACTTCACATATTTACAACAATCCTACTTTGTAAAATAGTTCTCTCAGCTTAATCTTGCAAGAATACCAAGCCCTTTTGTTAGCAGCATCAGGAGCTCTGGTGTAAATAGTTTGCTGACTGCTGATGTTGCTTTTAACATTGGAGTATCTGTTCTTCTGGGAGAATGTTCAAAAGAGAGCTGAAAATGGGATTGGCAGTGATGGACGTTAACACCAATAATGGAAAATTTCACATTTCCCTAGTGTAAATGCTTTAAGCATTACAAATTAAATAGCATTCCATATATCACTAGAAGCTATGTTCACACTAAACTGACATAAAATGGCTTAGAATGAGGTGACACACTAAAACAGGACTTCTGCTTTGGTCACTTAACAACAATAACTTTGACTTTAAACCTTCACTCAGCAATACAGCGTTGGTCCTATCCATAATATGAGAACCCTTCTAAAAAGAACGGCAGGTCTGTGATTAAATCTCTTCCACACAAAACCTGCAACGCTTACAACAAAACTAGTAATAGCGTAAAGTTTTACTTAGTCAGGAGAACCACAAGTTTGACGGACATTAAGCCAAGTTACTGAAAAAGAAAGCTCAGTGGTAACGTGACTGATAACACAAGCCCTGCTGTATTGCTGCAAAAGGAATGCCATAGTAGTTACTTAAAACTACAGCTTATACCTCCCTAAACCGGGACTCTCCGGTCTGGCAACAGCCACagctgttcctggaccagagagcccaggggcagggaggccaggagTGGACAGGGGCTCAGGCAACATGGGGAGCACAACGCCAGAGGGCTCAGGTGGCATGGGGAATCCTGCAATGTGaccaggagccctgtggcagggggctctggcgGCATAAGGAGCCCTGCAGCAATGGGTCCGCCAGTGCAGGGAGCTCTGGTGGCACAGCCAGGAGTCCAGCAGGAGGAGCTCAGGTAGTGCAGGGAGTCCTGAGGCACAAGTGGGTCAGATGGCACAGGGAGCTCTGGTGGTTtgtacagagctgctccctgtagGCTATGCTCCCCACGTTGCCTGAGGGAGAACTTAGGGGTCTACTGGCAGCAGATTGCTACAGGGAACAGCCTTGTATAAGCGGTGCAGCCAGGAGCTCAGGCAGTGCAAGGAGCCCTGCGGTAGGAGACGTGGTCAGTCTGGAGAGCTCTGATGGCGCAGCCAGGAGTCCCACGGTAGGGGCTCCGCTGGTGCAGAGAGCCTGCTGGCAGAGCTAGAAGCCCTGTAGAAGGGGATCAGGTGGGGTGAGGAGCTCTGGCAACGCTGCCAAGAGCGCAGCAGAGGCTTAGGTAGCACAGGGAGCCCTGTGACAGGGGGCTCAGGCAGGACAGCTAGGAATCCGAGGGCTGATGAGTCCAGCCAGAGCCGGGAGCACAGCTGGCTAAAGGCAGTgggggccagctggggccagaagcagagtcAGTGGGTGCCTGGGAGACCGGTGACAggggacttcccctggtccagcaaattctcttgtttgggaccagcctgtaggtccaacctgtattttggGGGAAAATACCCTTTACAAAAAGAAAAGGAACACTTATGTGCTAGAGTTGGCATTTAAAGAGTTACCAGAAAAATAAGGCCAGATGTAGACTACAGACCGATATCTATAGAATTCCATCACTGAAGGCTATAAAAAGTCCACCCTTGAGGGACATAGTTTTAATGACCGAATGCCCGTGTAGACAGCATTATGTCAATAGGAGAGCTTCTTCTGCCAACACAGCTCCCGCTTAACTACgccaatgggagaaactcttccattgGCACAGCAAAGTCTTCACTAAGGGCTACGGTGGTGTTGTGAGAACACAAGGTGTAAATTAATTAAGTCACAATTAAGCTTCAGATACATATCTGTAACTGGACATATGCTACTTTCAAGAACAATTGTTTATAGGTTTAAAATGTTAGTCAGCAAGTCAGGagttaaaataatatttctgGAACAAAACACTGAGTCAGCCTCAGATCTAGCATAGCAACTCTGTGGCAGAAGTTTCCTTTTTTGTAGCTATTAGAGTGGAGGTCAAAACTGGGCTTCTAATGGAAACTCATCTCCACACAGAACTGACATGGGTTCAGGTGGCAGGTGGGCCTATTAACTCTACCGGCTGCACCGGAAAGGAAAGGCAGGGAGTAGGGAATTGATTGCAAGCAGTTTGAGCTGGGTAGGAAGAGGAGGAGCCTAGAAAACTAGGAAGCTTGTaaaagacaggggctgcttctgggAAAGGGCAGTCACTCCCTGGAAAAGGGAGAAACGTTTGGAGCTGTTATATCCAGAGCAGGAAGGGGAACCAGGAATTGCAGGAAGCAGTCCAGGAAAGGAGCAGTGAAGGCTGGGAGAGGAAATCCGAGAATTGCGGGTGTGAAGTCCCTGGACTGAGTGACCTAGCTGGAGGGCTAAGTCACAAGGATGTTGCCATTCTAGGGACAGGAGGAGCTGCAGAGTTGAGACACACGCAGATAGTGCGATGCGACCATGAGACGGGGCACTGATTGAGAGCTAACCTCCAATGATCAGCAGGAGGTGGTGTGTCCTGTAATAATTGGCCAGTGGCACTCCATAAAATGTTCCTTTTCCATCAACATTCTTACTTGAGATGAAAGGAACACCTACCTTGCCAATAGGTAGTCCTTCATAGTTCAGCTTCCCTTCCTTTATAAAACTGTACAGTGGAGAACCAGGAACAGAGTTAAAGTCACCACAAATGATAATAGGACAGAATCTATCATCTTTCCGATGGGCAACACTGGCAATCTCTGCCAGTAACATTGCCAGCTGGGTCAGTTTAATGTCCCCTCGCCTTGGATTATACAGCAGATGTGTGTTAGCTATACAGACTGCAGCAGTAGCTTTACAGTGGAACCTGGGCTGCAGAAGTAACACTAGTCCAACATTGTCTCTGTCCAAGAGTGGAATATCATGGCGAAAAAATTCCACTGGGTTTGATGAGAGAAGATTAAATTTGGAAATTTTGAAGCAAATGGCACACCCATCAGGTTTCCTTCCTGTCCTCATTTTATATTCACAATGATAACCTGCAAGAAAGAAATGTGAATTACtgtaaggaaaaacaaaaataaacataacTCATGCTATTGTTTTTCTATAGTAGTCAATAACTGAGCCTGCTATAGGTAAATGTGGCAAAAAGTTTCCACTGTGCCCATTTTCAAATGTTCCTAGCATTAAGCTCTTCACTTTTGGGGCAGAAACATGCCATGCTTAGTCTCTGTCTGAAAACTAACTATAAAAAGAATGCAAGCATCTGAAAGCTTATAATGGAAGCTATTTTGCATAATTAAATACATATGCAAAGAGAAAAAAGTCTAAATGTCTAAAAATATGACTCCGGACACATATTCCTACCCAAAAAAGCATTACTTTCATTGCTGTTGAGAGGAAAAAACTGAATCACAATCCAGTGCCTGATGCTCATTTACTTAAAAGcctgtttatactgctctgtatgTTGACTGAGCAGTGTAAATGAAGCCTTAGTGTAAGCGAGCATCAGGCTCACAACCTTCATCTTTCAAAGTATAAGTTGCTCCGCTGTAGAATTGTAGTGCCATCTCAAGAGGACAGAATTTATAGCTCAACAATTCAAATATCAAGCCTCCGATACAATTACATTTTCTGGGAGGGAAAGTGTTCACTTTTGCATTCTCTGAAAGATTATGCTCCTTTACCGACATGCCTAGGTTCATATTTGACTTATTACAATAAAACAGATTCCTGAGGCTACACATTATGCACTCAGGGTACTCAGAAGGGAAGAAAACCTTGGTATTCTTTCTTATTTGAACAATAAATTCAAGCCAGTATCTTCTGTGGTGTGCATACTTCTAAACTAATGATTTAAGATACAGTAGAGTCCAGATTATCCAACCTTTGCTAATCCGACATTCCGCTTTATCCGACGTAGCCGGCTcctgaaagcaaaactaaaacccTGAGCTCCCCCCGGCAGCCTGCCATGTGACCTGGCCCgtttctccttccccagctgctgaTGTCCCTTGAATCGCAGTGCACGGCAGTGAACTCCTGCCGACGCCTCTCAgtccccattcctgcctggccccttccctccctgcagcccccgggcgCAGGCTGAGAGaatggccccgctcgctgccccaTCGCTccgggcgctgcagggagggaaggggccaggcaggaatggggacCGAGCGGcggtggcaggagcagcagcgccCAGAACGATGGGCCAgcgagcggggccattctcccggCCCACGCCCCGCAGGAGCAGGCGCAGCAGCAGTGTCCGGAGCGACGAGGTACAGGTAATTCTGTACTCTGTATTATCCGACATTTTCGTTATTCCGATCACCTATCAGTCtcgtttaggtcggataatcgggactctactgtactCAGCATGACTTTTTCCATGTGTCATAGGACATGTCAAACGTAAAATGACTGATGCTTTAAAGTTTATTCAGGGTGCCTACAGAACAGCTTAATAATGCTTTACTTGCAAAATATTCCTATTAACATTATTTGACAGACCTGTAAGTCAGAAATAACTGTTTTAAAAACACCAGtagttttcattaaaacaataatgTTATGATTGATAATCACCCAAATTTCTGAAATTTGCTTTACAATAGTAAGAACTGAACGGTCTCAAGATAAGCTTCCAGGTGCCTTCTAAATATACTGAGTGCCTTCAATCCAACACATCTTAGAAATGACAAGCTTTTTTGAAACTTCTTTTCACACTGAGCAAGACATTTATATGCAACATTACAGATGCACTACTTTGGTATTATAATATTTTCCATTAATTGTAATTGTCACACAAGGCAAGTATTTTCTACAATTCTCTGAATGACTGAAGCTCTATATCTTCCACAGCAACTAAAAACAACTACTTATGAAAGTATTCTTTAAATAATCAAGTTAGAAATTCAGGAACACACAATGCCTTAAATAAATGCTTATACCAAATCAGGCATGGGCAATAAGAGGCCTGGACTTGTTGCgctagggttagctcctggtcgGTTGCCAGATTCTATTTACCTATATGCAGCTGCAAGTATGactgctcacagctcccattggccaggaactgtgaaccacagccaactggagctgcgagcagccatacctgcagatgcacaggtaaatatacTATCTCTTGGCCCTCCAGGGACTAATTTTGTCAAAACGTGGCCAGCCCATGAACCACTTATTGTCCACCTCTGCACTAATCTTTAAAGTATATGTAATTTAAAGTTTAGAAGACTGTTTTGAGCCATAAGCTTCAATGATAACTAGAATTCTGAGATCCAATGTCTACATTATTATAGAACTTAAGAGACCGACATGCAAATTTAAGCATTTCCTGTGAAGTGATGAGTAGCCTCTTTTCCCTCTGAAGCCAATGAAAGCTATGGGCACTCAGCAACTTACAGGGTTAGGTCTTAAGTAAACTCATTTGAAAGCAGTTATGGGCACAGTTCTGAACTTCATACACAGGCAAAAACAGGCATTAATGATTTTGCCAAGAAAAGGAGCACAAGACCAGGCACCAAAATAACACCTACATATCTAATTTTTACCCTATCAAAAATGCACCTCTCTTCAATCCACGTGGATTATTTCttacaaaaacattaaaaagttAAAGGTAATGAAATGTGAGGCAAAACTGTTTTATCATACCCAAAGATTCCAAACTCGGCTTGATCTCCATTCCATAATGGTCTTCTTGCACTTCTTGCAAACACAGTACCTAAAGGAGGTTTTCCAATTTGAATTTAATACATTAACAAAGATATTAACAAATTTTCACTTCATTAACTAGTGCACTGTGGGAGCTGAGactggagccagacccacttcctcagatcaatatgtggaagaaaattggcacaaccatatataccaaaggatacaatttaaaaaaatgaacacatatgaaaaggacaaatcaggtTTAAGAGCagaggaggagtgaggggggggaaggttagtgtctgtgaggtaatgacattaggagtgataattggggaagctatctttgtaatgggtgagataattagcatctttgttgagacccatacataaagtgtcaaatttaagcatgaatgacaattctgaagcttctctttgaagtaagGAGTTAAAAATcgctttgaagcaatatgcatgttttaaggtcattgagagaatggtcagtctggctgaaatggcaagcaacagctttctctctctcagagaatctgatgtctgttttatgtgcattgattctttggtgaagtgtctgagaaatttgtccaatgtacgtggcagacggacactttaggcacatgatggcataaattatatttctggatgaacaggaatatgtgttcttgatcttgtaaggcatggttaggtccagtaatggtgtcagcagagtaaatatgtggacaaagctggcattggggtttgttgcaagggaaagttccagggttggtattagtgtggtatgtcctgtggttgtaggtaagaatcatcctgaggttaggtggttgtctataggagactatggatctgtctcccagagcctctcagagggtagtatcctgttccagtataggttgtagtttattgataatgcgttggacgggtttaaattgggggctgtaggtgatgacaagtggtgttctattgttggttttcttgggtctgtcttgaagtagatggtttctgggtattcgactggctctttcaatttgttttgatttctccaggtaattgaggtttacaaaggcttggtagagatcctgaagttctagtctctgtcagtgggattagagcagatgtgattgtatctaagggcttggctatagacgatggatcatatggtgtgtcctggatggaagctggaggcatgtaggtaactgtaggagtcagtgggttttctgtagagagtggtgtctaatttaccattggtgatttgtattGTGGTGTCCAGGacatggatctctcatgtagaatggtccaggctgagaatGATGGTGGGGTGTTGGTTGTCAAAGTCTccgtggaatgcatccagtgtttcttggtcatgggtccagatcataaagatgtcattgatgtagtgtaagtagagaagaggtaaa of Pelodiscus sinensis isolate JC-2024 chromosome 3, ASM4963464v1, whole genome shotgun sequence contains these proteins:
- the ANGEL2 gene encoding protein angel homolog 2 isoform X3 — encoded protein: MVLKALICIIKRHWEYFCHQSKKMKILEDKQIDQNNTEDKGKFDFTVMSYNILSQNLLEDNSHLYKHCRQPVLFWGYRFPNILREIQQLDADVLCLQEVQEDHYGMEIKPSLESLGYHCEYKMRTGRKPDGCAICFKISKFNLLSSNPVEFFRHDIPLLDRDNVGLVLLLQPRFHCKATAAVCIANTHLLYNPRRGDIKLTQLAMLLAEIASVAHRKDDRFCPIIICGDFNSVPGSPLYSFIKEGKLNYEGLPIGKVSGQEQVPRGQRILTIPIWPPSLGISQSCLYEVQQQRQEDNTDGEIKEGKLENTEEIIIAPEKFPSKLQHHFRLSSVYSHYIPESGIREVTTCHSRSAVTVDYIFYSAAKEDSAAHPGAEDVFDGGLKLLGRLSLLTEQDLWAVNGLPNEHNSSDHLSLLAQFRLTEQ